The following coding sequences lie in one Hippoglossus hippoglossus isolate fHipHip1 chromosome 14, fHipHip1.pri, whole genome shotgun sequence genomic window:
- the trim3b gene encoding tripartite motif-containing protein 3b isoform X1: protein MSFAMAKREAGSTSPVVRQIDKQFLVCSICLDHYCNPKVLPCLHTFCESCLQNYIPPESLTLSCPVCRQTSILPEKGVCALQNNFFITNLMEVLQRDPECSRPEACSVLESVSAAAAGKPLCCPNHEGKVMEFYCESCETAMCLDCTEAEHREHVTVPLRDVVEQHKAALKTQLDAIHSRLPQLTAAIELVSEISRQLNERKTEAVAEITSTFEELERALHQRKSALITDLENICTTKQKVLQAQLSSLLQGKEHIQSSCSFTEQALSHGSATEVLLVQKQMSERVTALARHDFPERPHQNAHLDCQVETEGLRRSIQNLGVLLTTAAVAHTSVATGEGLRHAATGQHHTVTVTTKDKDGELVRSGNAVLKAEITSADGNRAAETEITDNKNGTYEVGYTIRSEGEYSFALLLYGQPVRGSPFRLRAVKPSDVPQSPDDVKRRVKSPSGTGGHIRQKAVRRPSSMYSTTKKKENPIEDELIYRVGSRGREKGEFTNLQGISASSNGRVVVADSNNQCIQIFTNDGQFKMRFGVRGRSPGQLQRPTGVTVDLNGDIVVADYDNRWVSIFSSDGKFKNKIGAGRLMGPKGVAVDKNGHIITVDNKACCVFIFQSNGKLVTKFGGRGTSDRQFAEKLGPNFNKSGSVFSPHFVAVNNKNEIIVTDFHNHSVKVYSADGEFLFKFGSHGEGNGQFNAPTGVAVDANGNIIVADWGNSRIQVFDSTGSFLSYINTSADPLYGPQGLALTSDGHVAVADSGNHCFKVYRYLQ from the exons ATGTCCTTTGCCATGGCGAAGCGCGAGGCTGGGAGCACCAGCCCAGTGGTGCGTCAGATAGACAAGCAGTTCCTGGTCTGCAGCATCTGTCTGGATCACTACTGCAACCCCAAGGTCCTGCCCTGTCTGCACACCTTCTGTGAGAG TTGTCTCCAGAACTACATTCCCCCAGAGTCTCTGACGCTCTCGTGTCCAGTGTGCCGGCAGACGTCCATCTTGCCAGAGAAAGGAGTTTGTGCTTTACAGAACAACTTCTTCATCACTAATCTCATGGAG GTTCTTCAACGAGACCCGGAGTGCTCGCGGCCCGAGGCCTGCAGTGTCCTGGAGTCAGTGAGTGCTGCAGCTGCCGGGAAGCCGCTCTGCTGCCCGAACCACGAGGGGAAG GTGATGGAGTTCTACTGTGAGTCGTGTGAGACAGCCATGTGTCTGGACTGCACGGAGGCCGAGCACAGGGAGCACGTGACTGTTCCTCTGCGGGACGTGGTGGAGCAGCACAAGGCCGCACTGAAGACACAGCTGGACGCAATACACAGCAG GCTCCCTCAGCTAACAGCAGCCATCGAGCTGGTGAGTGAGATTTCTCGGCAGCTGAACGAGAGGAAGACTGAGGCGGTGGCAGAGATCACCAGTACGTTTGAAGAGCTGGAGCGAGCGCTGCATCAGCGCAAGTCGGCCCTCATCACAGACCTGGAGAACATCTGCACCACCAAGCAGAAG GTCCTGCAGGCGCagctctcatctctcctccaggGGAAGGAGCACatccagagcagctgcagcttcacagagCAGGCCCTCAGCCACGGGAGCGCCACTGAG GTGCTGCTGGTTCAGAAGCAGATGAGCGAGCGGGTGACAGCGCTGGCCCGACACGACTTTCCAGAGAGGCCCCATCAGAACGCACATCTGGACTGTCAG GTGGAGACGGAAGGTCTGCGACGCTCCATCCAGAACCTGGGGGTTCTCCTCACCACAGCTGCTGTCGCTCACACCTCTGTTGCCACGGGAGAAGGCCTCCGGCATGCAGCAACCGGGCAGCATCACACCGTCACCGTGACAACGAAAGACAAG GATGGCGAGCTGGTGCGGAGCGGaaatgctgttttaaaggcAGAGATAACTTCTGCCGATGGGAACCGAGCCGCAGAGACTGAGATAACGGACAATAAGAACGGAACGTACGAGGTGGGCTACACGATACGCTCCGAGGGAGAGTACTCCTTCGCCCTGCTGCTGTACGGCCAGCCGGTACGCGGCAGCCCGTTCCGCCTACGGGCCGTGAAGCCCTCAGATGTGCCACAGTCTCCGGATGACgtgaagaggagggtgaagtCTCCCAGCGGGACGGGGGGCCACATACGGCAGAAAGCAGTGCGGCGGCCCTCCAGCATGTACAGCACCACCAAGAAGAAGGAGAACCCCATCGAGGATGAGCTCATCTACAGAGTGG GTTCGCGGggcagagagaaaggggagTTCACCAACCTGCAGGGAATCTCAGCCTCCAGCAATGGCAGAGTGGTGGTGGCTGACAGCAACAACCAGTGCATCCAG ATTTTCACCAACGACGGCCAATTCAAGATGCGCTTCGGGGTCAGAGGTCGGTCTCCAGGGCAACTGCAGAGGCCGACGGGTGTCACCGTGGACTTGAACGGGGACATTGTGGTGGCCGACTATGACAATCGATGGGTCAGCATCTTCTCCTCTGACGGCAAGTTCAAG AATAAGATCGGTGCCGGCCGGCTCATGGGCCCTAAGGGCGTCGCTGTGGATAAGAACGGACACATCATCACCGTGGACAACAAGGCCTGCTGCGTCTTCATCTTTCAGTCCAATGGGAAACTTGTGACTAAGTTCGGGGGCCGAGGGACGTCGGACAGACAGTTCGCAG AAAAACTTGGCCCAAACTTTAATAAATCTGGCTCAGTTTTCA GTCCTCACTTTGTCGCTGTGAACAACAAGAATGAAATTATCGTGACCGACTTTCACAATCACTCTGTGAAG GTGTACAGTGCCGATGGAGAGTTCTTGTTTAAATTCGGTTCTCACGGTGAAGGAAACGGTCAGTTCAACGCTCCCACTGGTGTGGCTGTCGACGCCAACGGGAACATCATAGTTGCTGACTGGGGCAACAGCAGAATACAG gtGTTTGACAGCACAGGCTCCTTCTTATCCTACATCAACACATCAGCAGACCCGCTGTACGGGCCCCAGGGCCTCGCCCTCACCTCAGACGGACACGTGGCTGTCGCTGACTCCGGCAACCACTGCTTTAAGGTTTACAGATATCTGCAGTAA
- the trim3b gene encoding tripartite motif-containing protein 3b isoform X2, translating into MSFAMAKREAGSTSPVVRQIDKQFLVCSICLDHYCNPKVLPCLHTFCESCLQNYIPPESLTLSCPVCRQTSILPEKGVCALQNNFFITNLMEVLQRDPECSRPEACSVLESVSAAAAGKPLCCPNHEGKVMEFYCESCETAMCLDCTEAEHREHVTVPLRDVVEQHKAALKTQLDAIHSRLPQLTAAIELVSEISRQLNERKTEAVAEITSTFEELERALHQRKSALITDLENICTTKQKVLQAQLSSLLQGKEHIQSSCSFTEQALSHGSATEVLLVQKQMSERVTALARHDFPERPHQNAHLDCQVETEGLRRSIQNLGVLLTTAAVAHTSVATGEGLRHAATGQHHTVTVTTKDKDGELVRSGNAVLKAEITSADGNRAAETEITDNKNGTYEVGYTIRSEGEYSFALLLYGQPVRGSPFRLRAVKPSDVPQSPDDVKRRVKSPSGTGGHIRQKAVRRPSSMYSTTKKKENPIEDELIYRVGSRGREKGEFTNLQGISASSNGRVVVADSNNQCIQIFTNDGQFKMRFGVRGRSPGQLQRPTGVTVDLNGDIVVADYDNRWVSIFSSDGKFKNKIGAGRLMGPKGVAVDKNGHIITVDNKACCVFIFQSNGKLVTKFGGRGTSDRQFAGPHFVAVNNKNEIIVTDFHNHSVKVYSADGEFLFKFGSHGEGNGQFNAPTGVAVDANGNIIVADWGNSRIQVFDSTGSFLSYINTSADPLYGPQGLALTSDGHVAVADSGNHCFKVYRYLQ; encoded by the exons ATGTCCTTTGCCATGGCGAAGCGCGAGGCTGGGAGCACCAGCCCAGTGGTGCGTCAGATAGACAAGCAGTTCCTGGTCTGCAGCATCTGTCTGGATCACTACTGCAACCCCAAGGTCCTGCCCTGTCTGCACACCTTCTGTGAGAG TTGTCTCCAGAACTACATTCCCCCAGAGTCTCTGACGCTCTCGTGTCCAGTGTGCCGGCAGACGTCCATCTTGCCAGAGAAAGGAGTTTGTGCTTTACAGAACAACTTCTTCATCACTAATCTCATGGAG GTTCTTCAACGAGACCCGGAGTGCTCGCGGCCCGAGGCCTGCAGTGTCCTGGAGTCAGTGAGTGCTGCAGCTGCCGGGAAGCCGCTCTGCTGCCCGAACCACGAGGGGAAG GTGATGGAGTTCTACTGTGAGTCGTGTGAGACAGCCATGTGTCTGGACTGCACGGAGGCCGAGCACAGGGAGCACGTGACTGTTCCTCTGCGGGACGTGGTGGAGCAGCACAAGGCCGCACTGAAGACACAGCTGGACGCAATACACAGCAG GCTCCCTCAGCTAACAGCAGCCATCGAGCTGGTGAGTGAGATTTCTCGGCAGCTGAACGAGAGGAAGACTGAGGCGGTGGCAGAGATCACCAGTACGTTTGAAGAGCTGGAGCGAGCGCTGCATCAGCGCAAGTCGGCCCTCATCACAGACCTGGAGAACATCTGCACCACCAAGCAGAAG GTCCTGCAGGCGCagctctcatctctcctccaggGGAAGGAGCACatccagagcagctgcagcttcacagagCAGGCCCTCAGCCACGGGAGCGCCACTGAG GTGCTGCTGGTTCAGAAGCAGATGAGCGAGCGGGTGACAGCGCTGGCCCGACACGACTTTCCAGAGAGGCCCCATCAGAACGCACATCTGGACTGTCAG GTGGAGACGGAAGGTCTGCGACGCTCCATCCAGAACCTGGGGGTTCTCCTCACCACAGCTGCTGTCGCTCACACCTCTGTTGCCACGGGAGAAGGCCTCCGGCATGCAGCAACCGGGCAGCATCACACCGTCACCGTGACAACGAAAGACAAG GATGGCGAGCTGGTGCGGAGCGGaaatgctgttttaaaggcAGAGATAACTTCTGCCGATGGGAACCGAGCCGCAGAGACTGAGATAACGGACAATAAGAACGGAACGTACGAGGTGGGCTACACGATACGCTCCGAGGGAGAGTACTCCTTCGCCCTGCTGCTGTACGGCCAGCCGGTACGCGGCAGCCCGTTCCGCCTACGGGCCGTGAAGCCCTCAGATGTGCCACAGTCTCCGGATGACgtgaagaggagggtgaagtCTCCCAGCGGGACGGGGGGCCACATACGGCAGAAAGCAGTGCGGCGGCCCTCCAGCATGTACAGCACCACCAAGAAGAAGGAGAACCCCATCGAGGATGAGCTCATCTACAGAGTGG GTTCGCGGggcagagagaaaggggagTTCACCAACCTGCAGGGAATCTCAGCCTCCAGCAATGGCAGAGTGGTGGTGGCTGACAGCAACAACCAGTGCATCCAG ATTTTCACCAACGACGGCCAATTCAAGATGCGCTTCGGGGTCAGAGGTCGGTCTCCAGGGCAACTGCAGAGGCCGACGGGTGTCACCGTGGACTTGAACGGGGACATTGTGGTGGCCGACTATGACAATCGATGGGTCAGCATCTTCTCCTCTGACGGCAAGTTCAAG AATAAGATCGGTGCCGGCCGGCTCATGGGCCCTAAGGGCGTCGCTGTGGATAAGAACGGACACATCATCACCGTGGACAACAAGGCCTGCTGCGTCTTCATCTTTCAGTCCAATGGGAAACTTGTGACTAAGTTCGGGGGCCGAGGGACGTCGGACAGACAGTTCGCAG GTCCTCACTTTGTCGCTGTGAACAACAAGAATGAAATTATCGTGACCGACTTTCACAATCACTCTGTGAAG GTGTACAGTGCCGATGGAGAGTTCTTGTTTAAATTCGGTTCTCACGGTGAAGGAAACGGTCAGTTCAACGCTCCCACTGGTGTGGCTGTCGACGCCAACGGGAACATCATAGTTGCTGACTGGGGCAACAGCAGAATACAG gtGTTTGACAGCACAGGCTCCTTCTTATCCTACATCAACACATCAGCAGACCCGCTGTACGGGCCCCAGGGCCTCGCCCTCACCTCAGACGGACACGTGGCTGTCGCTGACTCCGGCAACCACTGCTTTAAGGTTTACAGATATCTGCAGTAA